From a region of the Geothrix sp. 21YS21S-2 genome:
- the istB gene encoding IS21-like element helper ATPase IstB, translating to MSKEARRQLGDMLRELNLTGVAATYGEAGKRAEKEGWAFDRFLHHLMELELEQRRQKRLERVLKAAKLPVGKTLATLKQDLLPVKVRRQMATLIEGGFVDRGENLLAFGLPGRGKTHLVCALGAELIQRGYKVYFTPAYALVQRLLIAKQGLGLEREMRRLDAFDAIIIDDIGYIQQTRDETEVLFTLLAERYERRTVIITSNLVFSQWDRIFKDPMTTAAAIDRIIHHCVILELNGTSYRADAAKARMPQPEESASA from the coding sequence ATGAGCAAGGAAGCGCGTCGGCAACTGGGGGACATGCTGCGGGAGCTCAACCTGACCGGGGTGGCGGCGACTTACGGGGAAGCCGGGAAACGGGCTGAGAAGGAGGGCTGGGCTTTCGATCGGTTCCTGCACCACCTGATGGAACTGGAACTGGAGCAGCGGCGCCAGAAGCGCCTGGAACGGGTACTCAAGGCCGCCAAGCTCCCGGTCGGCAAGACCCTGGCCACCCTCAAGCAGGACCTCCTGCCCGTGAAGGTCCGCCGGCAGATGGCGACCCTGATCGAAGGCGGGTTCGTCGACCGGGGCGAGAACCTGCTGGCCTTTGGCCTCCCGGGCCGGGGCAAGACGCACCTCGTCTGCGCTCTGGGGGCGGAATTGATCCAGCGGGGCTACAAGGTGTATTTCACGCCAGCCTACGCCCTGGTCCAGCGCCTGCTGATCGCCAAGCAGGGCCTGGGCCTGGAGCGCGAGATGCGCCGACTGGACGCATTCGACGCGATCATCATCGACGACATCGGCTATATCCAGCAGACCCGAGACGAGACCGAGGTTCTGTTCACCCTCCTGGCTGAGCGCTATGAGCGGCGTACCGTGATCATCACCTCGAACCTGGTGTTTTCCCAGTGGGACCGGATATTCAAGGACCCCATGACGACGGCGGCGGCCATCGACCGAATCATCCACCACTGCGTGATCCTGGAACTGAACGGCACCAGCTACCGGGCCGATGCGGCCAAGGCACGGATGCCCCAGCCTGAGGAATCCGCATCAGCCTGA
- a CDS encoding BrnA antitoxin family protein, whose product MRQHYDFSNARPNPYSRMLKRQITLRVDESTLEYFKALSTEMAIPYQTLINLYLRECAASKKHLRLTWEAPKSAKPA is encoded by the coding sequence ATGAGACAGCATTACGATTTCTCCAACGCCCGCCCAAATCCCTACTCCAGGATGCTTAAGCGCCAAATCACTTTGCGTGTTGATGAATCGACGCTGGAGTATTTCAAAGCTCTGTCCACCGAAATGGCCATTCCTTACCAGACTCTGATCAACCTCTATCTCCGAGAATGTGCTGCCTCGAAAAAGCATTTGAGGCTAACTTGGGAAGCGCCGAAAAGCGCCAAACCCGCTTAG
- a CDS encoding BrnT family toxin: MAVDLQFEWDPGKNTLNIRRHKVSFDEASTSFLDENALLIDDPDHSEEEDRFILLGLSSSLRILLVCHCYRAKEGLIRIISARKADRQERQDYLRRFTS, translated from the coding sequence ATGGCCGTCGACTTGCAGTTCGAATGGGATCCAGGGAAAAACACCCTCAACATCAGGAGGCATAAAGTCTCATTTGACGAGGCTTCGACCTCCTTCCTTGATGAAAATGCTCTGTTGATCGATGACCCCGACCACTCGGAGGAGGAAGACAGGTTCATCCTCCTTGGCCTAAGTTCGTCGCTCCGGATACTCCTCGTCTGCCACTGCTATCGAGCCAAAGAAGGTCTCATCCGGATTATTTCAGCCCGGAAGGCCGACCGCCAGGAGCGTCAAGACTACCTACGGAGGTTTACTTCATGA
- a CDS encoding IS701 family transposase, with amino-acid sequence MVQAEGFSDRFKEYIDRLANELHRADWCGRDEVLLGYCRGLLIPNGRKSMEPIAVRMDPGHAQASREAVQQFITDSKWSHEALLRGVREYALPILLRTGPMEAWIVDDTAFPKSGKHSVGVARQYCGLKGKQDNCQDAVSVSVANQETSLPCAFRLYLPESWAKDAVARKKVGVPEEIRFQTKWEMALGMIEGLRKEGMAPAPVLADAGYGNASEFCEGLTRLGMTYVAGIQSNTTVWAPGTRPLPPKPKPARGARSHRLQVDPDHPPKTVKEIALSRRPETWKEITWWEEGSKGPLTSRFTILRVRSAHRTQRQTRVPSLEWLLIEWPKGEAEPTHYWLSTLPATTPLQELIRMAKLRWRIERDYQVLKDQLGLDHFEGRTWRGFHHHFSLAIAAYAFLTAEEARLFPPTIWEALQRIQFALSRSHPWAASPRPRGSPCAELPGDPSNPHRPGSHRRDDPVPLLR; translated from the coding sequence ATGGTCCAGGCAGAAGGCTTCAGCGATCGGTTCAAGGAATATATCGACAGGCTTGCCAATGAGTTACACCGCGCTGATTGGTGTGGGCGGGATGAGGTTCTTCTGGGGTATTGCCGGGGCCTCCTGATTCCGAACGGCCGAAAGAGCATGGAACCGATTGCGGTTCGGATGGATCCGGGGCATGCCCAAGCAAGTCGCGAAGCCGTCCAGCAATTCATCACCGATTCCAAATGGAGCCACGAAGCCCTTCTCCGGGGCGTTCGGGAATACGCCCTGCCTATCCTACTTCGGACGGGTCCCATGGAAGCCTGGATCGTTGATGACACCGCCTTCCCCAAGAGTGGCAAGCATTCGGTAGGAGTCGCCCGGCAGTATTGCGGGTTAAAGGGGAAGCAGGACAATTGCCAGGATGCTGTGAGCGTATCCGTCGCCAACCAGGAAACAAGCCTTCCGTGCGCTTTCCGCCTCTACCTTCCTGAATCCTGGGCGAAGGATGCTGTCGCAAGGAAGAAGGTAGGCGTCCCGGAGGAAATCCGGTTCCAGACCAAGTGGGAAATGGCTCTGGGAATGATCGAGGGGCTCCGCAAGGAGGGTATGGCTCCTGCTCCTGTGCTGGCGGATGCCGGCTACGGGAACGCCTCGGAGTTCTGCGAGGGGTTGACGAGGCTGGGTATGACCTACGTGGCCGGCATCCAATCCAACACCACGGTCTGGGCTCCCGGAACCAGGCCTCTGCCTCCCAAGCCCAAGCCAGCCAGGGGTGCCAGGTCCCACCGGCTGCAGGTGGACCCGGACCACCCGCCCAAGACGGTGAAGGAAATAGCTTTGTCCAGGCGCCCGGAAACCTGGAAGGAGATCACCTGGTGGGAGGAGGGATCCAAGGGGCCCCTGACCTCGCGGTTCACCATTCTCAGGGTCCGCAGCGCACACCGGACGCAACGACAAACCAGAGTCCCGTCTCTGGAGTGGCTTCTGATCGAGTGGCCCAAGGGGGAGGCCGAACCCACCCACTACTGGTTATCAACCTTGCCCGCCACAACCCCGTTACAGGAACTGATCCGGATGGCCAAGTTGCGCTGGCGTATCGAGAGGGACTATCAGGTTCTGAAAGACCAACTCGGGCTTGACCATTTCGAGGGAAGGACCTGGAGGGGATTCCACCATCACTTCAGCCTGGCCATCGCGGCCTACGCGTTCCTGACCGCCGAGGAAGCTCGGCTTTTCCCCCCTACGATCTGGGAGGCCCTCCAACGAATCCAATTTGCCCTCTCCAGAAGTCATCCCTGGGCAGCCTCTCCCCGCCCGCGTGGATCGCCATGTGCCGAGCTCCCTGGAGACCCTTCAAATCCTCATCGCCCAGGCTCTCATCGTCGGGATGACCCGGTGCCCCTGCTGCGGTAG
- a CDS encoding transposase — translation MEVYCKFVGLDVHKATIAAAVAEGAGGVPCYLGEIPNTPEAVAQLVRKLKKDHAPLRFCYEAGPCGFGLYRQLRSLGQECQVVAPSLIPKKPGCRIKNDRRDSLSLADLFRSGHLTAVWVPGEPQEALRDLTRAREDLMRVHKQAKQRLLGFLLRHGKRYPEKSHWTQAHFRWLETIKFDRPVQQIVFQEYVDLVLAMGVRVKALDTQILAAEPWPFPKSEYQMKR, via the coding sequence ATGGAAGTCTACTGCAAATTCGTCGGGTTGGATGTCCACAAAGCAACGATCGCCGCTGCTGTGGCGGAAGGTGCGGGCGGAGTGCCCTGCTATCTGGGGGAGATCCCAAACACCCCGGAAGCGGTGGCCCAGTTGGTCCGGAAGCTGAAGAAGGACCACGCCCCGCTCCGGTTCTGCTACGAGGCCGGTCCGTGCGGGTTCGGGCTATACAGGCAGTTGCGCAGCCTGGGCCAGGAGTGCCAGGTGGTGGCGCCGTCGCTGATCCCGAAAAAGCCCGGCTGCCGGATCAAGAACGACCGCCGGGACAGCCTGTCGCTTGCGGATTTGTTTCGCTCCGGCCACTTGACCGCAGTCTGGGTGCCGGGCGAACCCCAGGAAGCGCTGCGCGACCTGACCCGGGCCCGGGAGGACCTGATGCGCGTGCATAAGCAAGCCAAGCAGCGGTTGCTGGGCTTCTTGCTGCGCCACGGCAAGCGCTATCCGGAAAAGAGCCACTGGACCCAGGCGCACTTCCGTTGGCTGGAGACGATCAAGTTCGACCGCCCTGTGCAGCAGATCGTGTTCCAGGAATACGTGGACCTGGTCCTGGCCATGGGGGTCCGGGTCAAGGCCCTGGACACCCAGATCCTGGCGGCCGAGCCCTGGCCTTTCCCCAAATCTGAGTACCAAATGAAACGTTAG
- a CDS encoding transposase, which produces MRKPKLTDEQIVALLREAERGENTITELCKKAGVSEVTFYRWRNKFSGNTVQDVRKLKQLEKDNARLLRLLGQRDVEIDAMKELLAKKW; this is translated from the coding sequence ATGCGCAAGCCCAAGCTCACCGACGAGCAGATCGTCGCCCTTCTGCGTGAGGCAGAACGAGGCGAAAACACCATCACCGAGCTTTGCAAAAAGGCCGGCGTCTCCGAGGTGACCTTCTACCGGTGGCGGAACAAGTTCTCCGGGAACACCGTGCAGGACGTCCGGAAGCTCAAGCAGTTGGAGAAGGACAACGCTCGCCTCCTGCGGCTCCTTGGGCAGCGGGACGTCGAGATCGACGCCATGAAGGAACTGCTCGCAAAAAAATGGTGA
- a CDS encoding IS3 family transposase, translating into MVSAPQKREGVRLLKAEGISERRIAVLLGITRTGQRYQARPKPQDHQADLIKALSAEHPRYGQNRVWALLRRSGVVINIKAVNRIWQKYGLQVSRRPRRKKIRTGDSVPRKAEFINHVWTYDFVFDWSFNGVSLKFLTLEDEFTRESLAIEVGHTFNSLQVRGVLARVFQERGVPKFLRSDNGSEFIAIDLKLWIGDLGIDTHLIDPGKPWQNGYAESFNARFRDECLNQETFHGVREAAVIIKAFSKRYNECHPHSSLGFYTPREFARLSKSGALPPDPRDLPPWGLPAVSKRTARGPLAPAVQAPGMALESDPSGALSSTQAAEKVS; encoded by the coding sequence ATGGTGAGCGCTCCTCAGAAACGCGAGGGGGTAAGGCTCTTGAAGGCTGAAGGGATTTCGGAGCGCAGGATCGCTGTGCTTCTGGGCATCACAAGGACTGGGCAGCGCTACCAAGCCCGGCCCAAGCCCCAGGACCACCAGGCTGACCTGATCAAGGCCCTGAGCGCCGAACACCCTCGCTACGGGCAGAACCGCGTCTGGGCCCTGCTCCGGCGCAGCGGCGTCGTCATCAACATCAAAGCCGTGAACCGCATCTGGCAGAAGTACGGCCTTCAGGTTTCTCGGCGGCCAAGGCGGAAGAAAATCAGGACCGGGGACAGCGTTCCTCGGAAGGCCGAGTTCATCAACCATGTCTGGACCTACGACTTCGTCTTCGACTGGTCGTTCAATGGCGTCTCCTTGAAGTTCCTGACCTTGGAAGACGAGTTCACTCGGGAGTCGCTGGCCATCGAGGTTGGGCACACCTTCAATTCCCTTCAGGTCCGTGGCGTGCTGGCCCGGGTCTTCCAGGAGCGCGGCGTACCCAAGTTCTTGCGCAGCGACAACGGCTCAGAGTTCATCGCCATCGACCTGAAATTATGGATCGGGGACCTGGGCATCGACACTCACCTCATCGACCCCGGCAAGCCCTGGCAGAACGGCTACGCCGAGAGCTTCAACGCCAGGTTCCGGGACGAATGCCTTAACCAGGAAACCTTCCACGGCGTGCGGGAGGCCGCCGTCATCATCAAGGCCTTCAGCAAGCGATACAACGAGTGCCACCCGCATTCCAGCCTCGGATTCTATACGCCCAGGGAGTTTGCCCGGCTTTCCAAGTCGGGGGCTCTGCCCCCGGACCCCCGGGATTTACCGCCTTGGGGCCTACCCGCGGTCAGCAAGAGGACCGCACGCGGCCCCCTTGCTCCTGCAGTGCAGGCCCCTGGGATGGCGCTCGAGTCGGATCCCTCCGGCGCTCTATCCTCCACCCAGGCAGCGGAGAAGGTATCATGA
- a CDS encoding NAD(P)/FAD-dependent oxidoreductase — MNEACPQNGDRFDLCVVGGGISGLALAQLASSRLSMQALVLEKEKQPGGCLATVPIGPDDAPGGWLELGAHTCYNSYAGFLDLVAGTDLLDRTVSRKSLGFRIMADGSLRSIPSCLNVLEAALCLPRLLLGEKKAGQTAASYYSRILGKGNWSKVMHPMLNAVASQETEAFPADALFKPRPSRRKDVLRSFALRGGLGGAARTLAAQPGITCATGQEAVAVERSGEGFAVRLRSGSVIQAGHVALAVPADAARALLSPSFPDTAEWLGRIETRTVRSLGVVFGAPLAHLPRLTGLIFPGSPCFSAVSADTFPVPGKRAWTFHFDASRMEDSEDAMLDYACGAMGCTRASVEGHFRRDHAMPAIRLGHEAWVEALDLSLEGTGLMLLGNYLSGLSIEDCANRAKHEFERVLLPRSGQRTVPSRP; from the coding sequence ATGAATGAAGCTTGCCCCCAGAATGGTGACCGGTTCGACCTCTGCGTCGTGGGGGGCGGCATCAGCGGCCTGGCTCTCGCGCAGTTGGCGTCCTCCCGCCTGAGCATGCAGGCCCTGGTCCTGGAAAAGGAAAAGCAGCCCGGCGGCTGCCTTGCCACGGTGCCGATCGGCCCGGACGACGCCCCCGGGGGCTGGCTCGAACTCGGCGCCCACACCTGCTACAACTCGTATGCCGGCTTCCTTGACCTCGTGGCCGGCACCGACCTCCTGGACCGGACCGTGTCACGCAAGAGCCTCGGTTTCAGGATCATGGCCGATGGCTCCCTTCGTTCGATCCCCTCCTGCCTGAATGTTCTGGAGGCGGCCCTCTGTCTGCCCCGGCTGCTCCTGGGGGAGAAAAAGGCCGGCCAGACCGCCGCCTCCTACTATTCCCGGATCCTCGGCAAGGGGAACTGGTCCAAGGTCATGCACCCCATGCTCAACGCCGTGGCCTCCCAGGAAACGGAAGCCTTCCCCGCGGACGCCCTGTTCAAGCCCCGGCCCTCCCGGCGAAAGGACGTGCTCCGGAGTTTCGCCCTTCGCGGCGGCCTGGGCGGCGCGGCCCGGACCCTGGCGGCCCAACCCGGGATCACGTGCGCCACGGGTCAGGAAGCCGTGGCGGTGGAGCGGTCCGGGGAGGGCTTCGCGGTCCGCCTGAGGTCCGGAAGCGTCATCCAGGCCGGCCATGTGGCCTTGGCGGTGCCTGCGGATGCCGCCCGGGCCCTCCTGTCACCTTCCTTCCCGGATACTGCCGAATGGCTCGGCCGGATCGAGACCCGCACCGTCAGGTCCCTGGGCGTGGTGTTCGGCGCGCCGTTGGCCCACCTGCCCAGACTGACCGGCCTCATCTTCCCCGGGAGCCCATGCTTTTCCGCCGTTTCAGCCGACACCTTCCCTGTCCCCGGCAAGCGTGCCTGGACCTTCCATTTCGATGCCTCCCGGATGGAGGATTCCGAGGATGCGATGCTGGACTATGCCTGCGGAGCCATGGGGTGCACCCGTGCGTCCGTGGAAGGCCATTTCCGCCGGGACCACGCCATGCCCGCCATCCGCCTGGGACACGAAGCATGGGTCGAGGCCTTGGACCTCAGCCTTGAGGGCACAGGCCTGATGCTCCTGGGCAACTACCTTTCCGGTCTCTCGATCGAGGACTGCGCGAACCGGGCGAAGCACGAATTCGAGCGGGTACTGCTCCCCCGGTCCGGCCAACGGACCGTCCCATCCAGACCCTGA
- a CDS encoding (2Fe-2S)-binding protein — translation MNATVSFRLNGKPVTVTSPPDRMLVWVLRDELGLTGTKVGCEAGLCGACTVLVDFEAVPSCSTEVGDVAGKSVLTIEGLAKDGALDPVQKAFQDHHAFQCGYCTSGMILAAWAFLKKKPRATRAEIVEAMEGNICRCGAHVRILDAVESAGKAMGGVR, via the coding sequence ATGAACGCCACCGTCTCGTTCAGGCTCAACGGCAAACCTGTCACCGTCACGAGCCCCCCGGACCGCATGCTCGTGTGGGTGCTGCGGGACGAACTGGGGCTCACCGGCACCAAGGTGGGCTGCGAGGCGGGTCTCTGCGGGGCCTGCACCGTGCTCGTGGACTTCGAGGCGGTTCCTTCCTGCTCCACCGAGGTGGGGGACGTGGCCGGGAAGTCGGTGCTCACCATCGAGGGCCTGGCGAAGGACGGCGCCCTGGATCCGGTCCAGAAGGCCTTCCAGGACCACCACGCCTTCCAGTGCGGCTACTGCACGTCCGGCATGATCCTGGCGGCCTGGGCCTTCCTGAAGAAGAAGCCCAGGGCGACCCGGGCCGAGATCGTGGAGGCCATGGAGGGCAACATCTGCCGCTGCGGGGCCCACGTGAGGATCCTCGATGCCGTCGAATCGGCCGGCAAGGCCATGGGAGGTGTGCGATGA
- a CDS encoding xanthine dehydrogenase family protein molybdopterin-binding subunit, with translation MKRRTFLQGAAVGTLTLFFKGAAGAAPIEPTRPGAYPEDFNAYLKISADGRVGCFVGKAELGQGVMTVLAMLVAEELELDPAQVDMLLGDTDLCPWDLPTGGSLTMWHTAPVIRGAAAEARAVLLGMASKALGVPVAALALKDGAIWVKADPKRRTTFGALVQGRKMERNLGKVKPKSLSQCTVIGRRVPRKDALPKITGAAKYAGDLRLPGTLHACVLRPPAHGLTLASADTAAAERIAGVRIVRDGALLAVLHPQPDTARKALALVKGTFEGTEPDVDDVRIYQHLVDKAATGQRVMLSRGDLAGGEKRAATVVEGEYRNAYESHATLEPHTSVARWEGGRMTVWASTQSPFVIREEVAKAIKLGEDKVRIISQFVGGGFGGKLVGPGAAEAARIALKVPGVPVQLAWNREEDFFMDTFRPAAVVKIRSGLDAGRGAVTFWDNIVAGVSQGEAEFPYDMQTTRFQAPAVPGLHPLRVGAWRAPNAHTNAFARESQLDALASKAGVDPVTLRRRLVTDARLLRLIDLALESFGWEPAPGPTGRGIGLACGAWRQALVVAVAQVAVDKATGKVRVERFLEAVDVGLVVNPDGARQQVEGAITMCIGQALSEEIRFKGGRILDKNFDTYLLPRFSAIPPIQVVFAENAGMATQGIGEPPVVPVAAALANAVFDATGARVTHVPFTPARVLEALARVPGK, from the coding sequence ATGAAAAGGCGGACCTTCCTCCAGGGCGCGGCCGTAGGCACCCTCACGCTCTTCTTCAAGGGCGCCGCCGGCGCCGCGCCCATCGAGCCCACGCGCCCGGGCGCCTACCCCGAGGACTTCAACGCCTACCTGAAGATCTCCGCCGACGGCCGCGTGGGCTGCTTCGTGGGGAAGGCGGAGCTGGGGCAGGGCGTCATGACCGTCCTGGCCATGCTCGTCGCCGAGGAACTGGAGCTGGATCCGGCCCAGGTGGACATGCTCCTGGGCGACACGGACCTCTGCCCCTGGGACCTGCCCACCGGCGGCTCCCTCACCATGTGGCACACCGCCCCCGTCATCCGGGGCGCCGCCGCGGAGGCGCGGGCGGTGCTCCTGGGCATGGCGTCCAAGGCCCTGGGCGTGCCGGTCGCGGCCCTGGCGCTGAAGGACGGCGCCATCTGGGTGAAGGCCGACCCCAAACGCCGCACCACGTTCGGGGCCCTCGTCCAGGGGCGGAAGATGGAACGGAACCTGGGCAAGGTCAAGCCCAAGTCCCTCTCCCAGTGCACCGTGATCGGCCGCCGCGTCCCCCGCAAGGACGCCCTTCCCAAGATCACAGGCGCCGCCAAGTACGCCGGCGACCTTCGGCTTCCGGGGACGCTCCACGCCTGCGTGCTCCGGCCCCCCGCCCATGGCCTCACCCTGGCCTCCGCCGACACCGCGGCCGCGGAGCGGATCGCGGGCGTGCGCATCGTGCGGGACGGCGCCCTCCTGGCCGTGCTCCATCCACAGCCCGACACCGCCCGAAAGGCCCTTGCCCTGGTGAAGGGCACCTTCGAGGGCACGGAACCCGATGTGGACGACGTCCGGATCTACCAGCACCTGGTGGACAAGGCCGCCACCGGCCAGCGTGTCATGCTCTCCCGCGGCGACCTTGCCGGCGGAGAGAAGCGGGCCGCCACGGTCGTCGAAGGGGAATACCGCAACGCCTACGAAAGCCACGCCACCCTAGAGCCCCACACCTCCGTGGCCAGGTGGGAGGGCGGACGCATGACGGTATGGGCCTCCACCCAGTCCCCCTTCGTCATCCGGGAGGAGGTGGCCAAGGCCATCAAGCTGGGCGAGGACAAGGTCCGCATCATCTCCCAGTTCGTGGGGGGCGGGTTCGGCGGCAAGCTGGTGGGCCCCGGGGCCGCCGAGGCTGCCCGCATCGCCCTCAAGGTTCCCGGCGTCCCCGTCCAGCTGGCCTGGAACCGGGAGGAGGACTTCTTCATGGACACCTTCCGTCCCGCCGCCGTGGTGAAGATCCGTTCCGGCCTGGATGCGGGGCGCGGGGCCGTCACCTTCTGGGACAACATCGTGGCCGGCGTCTCCCAGGGCGAGGCCGAGTTCCCCTATGACATGCAGACGACGCGGTTCCAGGCTCCGGCCGTTCCGGGCCTGCATCCCCTGCGCGTCGGCGCCTGGCGGGCCCCCAATGCCCATACCAACGCCTTCGCGAGGGAAAGCCAGCTGGACGCGCTGGCCTCCAAGGCGGGGGTGGACCCCGTGACCCTGCGCCGCCGTCTGGTGACCGATGCCCGGCTCCTGCGCCTCATCGACCTGGCGCTGGAATCCTTCGGCTGGGAACCTGCGCCCGGCCCCACCGGCCGAGGCATCGGGCTGGCCTGCGGCGCCTGGCGGCAGGCCCTGGTCGTGGCCGTGGCCCAGGTGGCCGTGGACAAGGCCACGGGCAAGGTCCGCGTGGAGCGCTTCCTGGAGGCCGTCGACGTGGGCCTGGTGGTGAACCCCGACGGGGCCCGCCAGCAGGTGGAGGGCGCGATCACCATGTGCATCGGGCAGGCCCTCAGCGAGGAGATCCGCTTCAAGGGCGGCCGGATCCTGGACAAGAACTTCGACACCTACCTCCTGCCCCGGTTCTCCGCCATCCCGCCCATCCAGGTCGTGTTCGCGGAGAACGCCGGCATGGCCACCCAGGGCATCGGCGAACCTCCCGTGGTGCCGGTGGCCGCGGCCCTGGCCAACGCCGTGTTCGACGCCACCGGTGCCCGGGTGACCCACGTGCCGTTCACGCCCGCGCGGGTCCTCGAGGCCCTGGCGCGGGTGCCAGGGAAATAG
- a CDS encoding methyl-accepting chemotaxis protein — MSFLSDLNLSSRLSLAFGLVLSLMIGVVVVDNRQMASMKARTMEMFQVNQAASTAAQEMIVAADRMRVGYRDMVLSGDAGTYERAKDLYQRSRAAYGDAESKLARINEKRRETMGRAEVALLDRIRVNQEKAFPAIDHVLDLLGQGRKAEAGEVILGTLRPIYVAWGGSLDDLGAFFLRENGEKAVAIQDTVASAQRLQVLLVVLALAAGIAASYFVTRSITRGLGGEPSEATAIARRVAGGDLSVEVQLEEGDTTSMMAAMKVMVASLSGVLTETQRVVEAAGQGDFSQRVAVAGTRGYILELGTAMNRFSETCQRGLGDIVRVLEAMARGDLTESITVAYAGEFGRLKDASNSTVQKLASTIGEVLEASANLVGASDQLSATAQSLSMGASEQAASVEETSASLEETSASMEEMSASIAQNNENAKVTGDIATRTATEAVEGGQAVKETVGAMKQIAKKIAIIDDIAYQTNLLALNAAIEAGRAGEHGKGFAVVAAEVRKLAERSQVAAEEISDLASGSVDLAEKAGKRLGIIVPSIQKTSDLVLEIAAASSEQNSGVAQINGAINQISQAVGQISRSVAQSAAASEELASTSEEVSAQALELQATMAFFHLGDTRVHPGRTSPGRPLPQVRKSAATTVDAGAGEFRRF; from the coding sequence ATGTCATTCCTGTCGGATCTCAACCTGTCCTCCCGTCTCTCCTTGGCTTTCGGGCTGGTGCTCTCCCTGATGATCGGGGTGGTGGTCGTTGACAACCGGCAGATGGCAAGCATGAAAGCCCGGACGATGGAGATGTTCCAGGTCAACCAGGCTGCCTCGACGGCCGCCCAGGAGATGATCGTGGCGGCTGACCGGATGCGCGTGGGGTATCGGGACATGGTCCTTTCCGGGGATGCGGGAACCTACGAGCGGGCGAAGGACCTGTACCAGAGGAGCCGGGCCGCTTACGGGGATGCCGAGTCAAAACTTGCCCGGATAAATGAAAAGCGGAGGGAAACCATGGGCCGTGCGGAGGTGGCTTTGCTGGACCGGATCCGGGTGAACCAGGAGAAGGCCTTCCCCGCCATCGACCATGTGCTGGACCTTCTTGGCCAGGGCAGGAAAGCCGAAGCCGGCGAGGTCATCCTGGGCACCCTTCGGCCCATCTATGTGGCCTGGGGCGGGTCGCTGGACGACCTCGGGGCCTTCTTCCTGCGGGAGAACGGCGAGAAGGCCGTGGCCATCCAGGACACCGTGGCCTCCGCCCAGCGTCTCCAGGTCCTGCTGGTGGTCCTTGCCTTGGCGGCGGGGATTGCCGCCTCCTACTTCGTGACGAGGAGCATCACCCGGGGCCTTGGCGGCGAGCCTTCCGAGGCGACGGCCATTGCCCGCCGGGTGGCAGGGGGCGACCTTTCGGTGGAGGTCCAACTTGAGGAGGGCGACACCACAAGCATGATGGCCGCCATGAAGGTCATGGTCGCCTCCCTTTCAGGCGTGCTCACGGAGACCCAGCGGGTGGTGGAGGCCGCGGGCCAAGGTGATTTCAGCCAGCGGGTGGCCGTGGCGGGAACCCGGGGGTACATCCTGGAGCTGGGAACGGCCATGAACCGGTTTTCCGAAACCTGCCAGCGAGGCCTCGGGGATATCGTCAGGGTCCTCGAGGCCATGGCCCGGGGCGATCTTACGGAGTCGATCACGGTCGCCTACGCCGGGGAATTCGGGCGGCTCAAGGATGCGTCCAATTCGACGGTGCAGAAGTTGGCCTCCACCATCGGGGAGGTTCTCGAGGCCTCCGCGAACCTCGTGGGAGCCTCGGACCAGCTCAGCGCGACGGCACAATCCCTAAGCATGGGAGCGAGTGAACAGGCTGCAAGCGTGGAAGAGACCAGCGCATCGTTGGAAGAGACCAGCGCATCCATGGAAGAGATGAGTGCATCCATCGCCCAGAACAATGAGAACGCCAAAGTGACGGGAGATATCGCCACCCGAACGGCCACCGAGGCGGTTGAAGGGGGGCAGGCCGTGAAGGAGACTGTCGGCGCCATGAAGCAGATCGCGAAAAAAATCGCGATCATCGACGATATCGCGTACCAGACCAACCTGCTGGCCTTGAACGCGGCCATCGAGGCCGGCCGGGCCGGGGAACACGGCAAGGGCTTCGCCGTGGTGGCGGCGGAGGTGCGGAAGCTCGCCGAACGAAGCCAGGTGGCCGCGGAGGAGATCAGCGATCTGGCCTCAGGAAGTGTGGACCTGGCGGAAAAGGCCGGGAAACGCCTGGGAATCATCGTCCCTTCCATTCAGAAGACCTCGGATCTGGTCCTCGAGATTGCCGCGGCTTCCTCCGAACAGAATTCAGGGGTGGCCCAAATCAATGGCGCCATCAACCAGATCAGTCAGGCGGTTGGCCAGATCAGCAGGTCCGTGGCCCAGAGCGCGGCCGCTTCCGAGGAGCTGGCCTCCACATCGGAGGAGGTGAGCGCCCAGGCTCTGGAACTTCAGGCCACCATGGCCTTTTTCCACCTGGGGGACACCAGGGTTCACCCGGGGAGGACCTCGCCAGGGCGGCCCCTCCCCCAGGTCCGGAAGTCGGCGGCAACCACGGTGGACGCGGGGGCCGGCGAGTTCAGGCGATTCTGA